A window of the Streptococcus sp. 116-D4 genome harbors these coding sequences:
- a CDS encoding amino acid permease has translation MSSKKKNKMERGLTNRHVQVMAIAGTIGTGLFLGAGRSISLTGPSIVLIYMITGAFMFLMMRAVGEMLYQDPEQHTFINFITRHLGKGWGYFSVWSYWLSVVFIGMAEITAISHYVQFWFPSWPSWMIEIGFLTILALVNLIAVKLFGEVEFWFAMVKIVAILAMIATGVFMVLTGFKTPHGVASLANITDNFSLFPNGRVNFVMAFQMVFFAYLMIEFIGVTTSETKNPRQVLPKAVKEIPLRIVFFYGGALLAIMSIIPWRELASADSPFVTVFELAGIKWAAALINFVVLTSAASALNSTLYSTGRHLYQIAHDSPNRFLKAIKADTLSRHNVPQNAIIASTILIALAAFINILPGVSDAFALITASSSGVYIAIYILIMVAHLKYRKSPDFMADGYLMLHYRFLNPLTMLFFAFVFVTLFLQESTFVGAIGSAIWIIGFGIYSQWKFRK, from the coding sequence ATGAGTTCAAAGAAGAAAAATAAGATGGAGCGTGGTCTGACCAATCGTCATGTACAGGTTATGGCCATTGCAGGGACAATCGGAACAGGACTCTTTTTAGGAGCAGGTCGCTCTATCAGCCTAACAGGTCCTTCCATTGTACTGATTTATATGATTACTGGGGCTTTTATGTTCCTCATGATGCGTGCGGTTGGGGAAATGCTCTACCAAGACCCTGAGCAACATACCTTTATCAACTTTATCACGCGTCATTTGGGTAAGGGTTGGGGTTATTTCTCGGTTTGGTCCTACTGGCTATCCGTTGTCTTTATCGGTATGGCGGAAATCACTGCTATCTCTCACTATGTTCAGTTCTGGTTTCCTAGCTGGCCAAGTTGGATGATTGAGATTGGATTTTTGACCATTCTAGCCTTGGTCAATCTGATTGCGGTTAAGCTCTTTGGAGAAGTTGAATTTTGGTTTGCGATGGTCAAGATTGTGGCCATTTTAGCCATGATTGCCACAGGAGTCTTTATGGTCTTGACAGGCTTTAAGACACCCCATGGAGTAGCAAGTTTGGCCAATATTACTGATAATTTCTCCCTCTTCCCAAATGGTAGAGTTAACTTTGTCATGGCCTTCCAGATGGTCTTCTTTGCCTATCTCATGATTGAGTTTATCGGGGTAACAACTTCAGAAACAAAAAATCCACGTCAAGTTTTGCCAAAAGCTGTTAAGGAAATTCCTCTTCGAATCGTCTTTTTCTATGGTGGAGCTCTCTTGGCCATTATGTCCATTATCCCATGGCGTGAACTTGCTTCAGCTGATTCTCCCTTTGTTACGGTGTTTGAATTGGCCGGTATCAAGTGGGCGGCAGCTTTGATTAACTTCGTCGTTTTGACCTCAGCAGCATCTGCTCTCAACTCAACCCTTTATTCAACAGGACGTCATTTGTACCAGATTGCTCATGATTCACCAAATCGCTTCCTAAAGGCTATTAAAGCAGATACTCTTTCTCGTCATAACGTGCCACAAAATGCTATCATCGCTTCAACAATCTTGATTGCCCTAGCAGCCTTTATCAATATCCTGCCAGGTGTTTCGGATGCCTTTGCCTTGATTACGGCATCATCATCAGGTGTCTATATCGCCATTTATATCTTGATTATGGTGGCTCACCTTAAATACCGCAAGTCACCAGACTTTATGGCAGATGGCTACCTCATGCTCCACTATCGTTTCCTAAATCCTCTAACCATGCTCTTCTTTGCTTTTGTCTTTGTAACCCTCTTTTTACAAGAGTCTACATTTGTAGGAGCAATCGGTTCAGCTATCTGGATTATAGGTTTCGGGATTTACAGCCAGTGGAAATTTAGAAAATAG
- a CDS encoding nicotinate phosphoribosyltransferase yields MYPDDSLTLHTDLYQINMMQVYFDQGIHNKKAVFEVYFRQQPFKNGYAVFAGLERIVNYLENLRFSDSDIAYLESLGYHGAFLDYLRNFKLELTVRSAQEGDLVFANEPIVQVEGPLAQCQLVETALLNIVNYQTLVATKAARIRSVIEDEPLMEFGTRRAQEMDAAIWGTRAAVIGGANGTSNVRAGKLFDIPVLGTHAHSLVQVYGNDYEAFKAYAATHKNCVFLVDTYDTLRIGVPAAIQVARELDDQINFMGVRIDSGDIAYISKKVRQQLDEAGFTEAKIYASNDLDENTILNLKMQKAKIDVWGVGTKLITAYDQPALGAVYKIVAIEDENGNMRNTIKLSNNAEKVSTPGKKQVWRITSREKGKSEGDYITYDGVDVSDMTEIKMFHPTYTYIKKTVRNFDAVPLLVDIFKDGKLIYNLPSLTEIQDYARKEFDKLWDEYKRVLNPQHYPVDLARDVWQDKMDLIDKMRKKALGEGEEE; encoded by the coding sequence ATGTATCCAGATGATAGTTTGACATTGCACACGGACTTGTACCAGATTAACATGATGCAGGTTTACTTTGACCAAGGGATTCACAATAAAAAGGCGGTCTTTGAGGTTTATTTTCGCCAACAGCCTTTTAAGAATGGCTATGCGGTTTTTGCAGGTTTGGAAAGAATTGTGAACTATCTTGAAAACTTGCGTTTTTCAGATAGTGATATTGCCTATTTGGAGTCGCTTGGTTATCATGGTGCATTCTTGGACTACCTCCGCAATTTCAAGCTGGAGTTGACCGTTCGTTCTGCTCAAGAAGGGGACTTGGTTTTTGCTAATGAACCGATTGTACAGGTGGAAGGCCCTCTAGCCCAATGTCAATTGGTCGAAACGGCTCTTTTGAACATCGTCAACTACCAGACCTTGGTGGCGACCAAGGCAGCTCGTATTCGTTCGGTCATCGAAGATGAACCTTTGATGGAGTTTGGGACACGTCGGGCGCAAGAAATGGATGCGGCTATCTGGGGAACACGCGCAGCGGTGATTGGTGGTGCCAATGGAACCAGCAACGTGCGTGCTGGTAAACTCTTTGACATTCCTGTCTTGGGGACCCATGCCCATTCCTTGGTGCAGGTTTATGGCAATGACTATGAGGCTTTCAAGGCTTATGCTGCAACCCACAAAAATTGTGTCTTTCTTGTGGATACCTATGATACCCTTCGTATCGGAGTGCCAGCTGCTATTCAGGTGGCGCGTGAGCTGGATGATCAGATTAACTTTATGGGTGTGCGGATTGACTCTGGGGATATTGCCTACATTTCTAAGAAAGTCCGTCAGCAATTGGACGAGGCTGGATTTACAGAGGCTAAGATTTATGCTTCTAATGATTTGGACGAAAATACTATCCTCAACCTCAAGATGCAAAAGGCTAAGATTGATGTCTGGGGTGTGGGAACCAAGCTGATTACAGCTTATGACCAGCCAGCTCTTGGTGCAGTTTACAAGATCGTTGCAATCGAAGATGAAAACGGGAACATGCGCAATACCATCAAGCTGTCTAATAATGCTGAAAAAGTGTCTACGCCAGGTAAGAAGCAGGTGTGGCGGATTACCAGTCGTGAAAAAGGCAAGTCAGAAGGCGATTATATCACTTATGATGGTGTGGATGTGAGTGACATGACAGAAATCAAGATGTTCCATCCGACCTATACCTACATCAAGAAGACTGTTCGTAATTTTGATGCCGTTCCTCTCTTGGTGGATATCTTCAAAGACGGAAAATTGATTTACAACTTGCCTAGCTTGACTGAGATTCAGGATTATGCTCGTAAGGAATTTGACAAGCTTTGGGATGAGTACAAGCGTGTGCTCAATCCGCAGCATTATCCAGTGGATTTGGCGCGTGATGTATGGCAGGATAAGATGGACTTGATAGACAAAATGCGCAAGAAAGCCCTCGGTGAAGGAGAAGAAGAATGA
- a CDS encoding GNAT family N-acetyltransferase, whose translation MYFRLENKESQKAQEIGNLIRVYNRSKREEAESEPLNLYVEDEKGNLLAGLIAETFGNWLEIEYLFVKEELRGQGIGSKLLQQAETEAKNRNCRFAFVNTYQFQAPDFYQKHGYKEVFALQDYPYTGKRFYYQKDL comes from the coding sequence ATGTACTTTAGATTGGAAAATAAGGAATCCCAGAAAGCGCAAGAAATAGGGAATCTGATTCGTGTTTATAACCGGTCAAAAAGAGAAGAGGCTGAAAGTGAGCCACTTAATCTTTATGTCGAAGATGAAAAGGGCAATCTCCTGGCAGGTTTGATAGCAGAGACTTTTGGAAATTGGCTAGAAATCGAGTATTTATTTGTAAAAGAGGAACTGAGAGGGCAAGGAATCGGTTCAAAACTATTGCAACAAGCAGAAACTGAAGCTAAGAATCGAAACTGTCGTTTTGCCTTTGTCAATACCTACCAGTTCCAGGCACCGGACTTTTATCAGAAACATGGCTACAAGGAAGTTTTTGCTTTGCAAGACTATCCCTACACAGGAAAAAGATTTTATTACCAAAAGGATTTGTAA
- a CDS encoding response regulator transcription factor, which produces MTYSILIVEDEYLVRQGLTKLVNVAAYDMEIIGQAENGRQAWELIQKQVPDIILTDINMPQLNGIQLASLVRETYPQVHLVFLTGYDDFDYALSAVKLGVDDYLLKPFSRQDIEEMLGKIKQKLDKEEKEEQLQDLLTDQFEGNMAQKIHSHLADNQFSLRSLASELGFSPTYLSSLIKKELGLPFQDYLVRERVKQAKLLLLTTDLKIYEIAEKVGFEDMNYFTQRFKQIAGVTPRQFKKGEGR; this is translated from the coding sequence ATGACCTATTCAATTTTAATCGTAGAAGATGAATATCTGGTAAGACAAGGTTTGACCAAGCTGGTTAATGTAGCAGCCTATGATATGGAAATCATCGGTCAAGCTGAAAATGGAAGGCAGGCTTGGGAATTGATACAAAAGCAGGTGCCAGATATCATTTTAACCGATATCAACATGCCGCAGCTTAATGGCATCCAGTTGGCCAGTCTGGTCCGAGAAACCTATCCTCAGGTACATTTGGTCTTTTTAACAGGCTACGATGATTTTGATTATGCTCTTTCTGCTGTCAAACTCGGAGTGGACGACTATCTGCTCAAACCCTTTTCTCGTCAGGACATTGAGGAAATGTTGGGGAAAATCAAGCAAAAGTTGGACAAAGAAGAGAAAGAAGAGCAGTTACAAGATTTACTGACCGATCAGTTTGAAGGAAACATGGCCCAGAAAATCCACTCCCATCTGGCTGATAACCAGTTTAGTTTAAGGAGTTTAGCCAGTGAATTGGGCTTTAGTCCGACTTATCTGAGTTCTTTGATCAAGAAAGAGTTGGGCCTACCTTTTCAGGATTATTTGGTGCGAGAACGTGTCAAACAAGCCAAGCTTTTGCTTTTAACTACCGATCTGAAGATTTATGAGATCGCAGAGAAGGTTGGTTTTGAAGATATGAACTATTTTACCCAACGCTTTAAACAGATCGCAGGTGTGACACCTCGTCAGTTTAAGAAGGGAGAAGGCCGATGA
- the nadE gene encoding ammonia-dependent NAD(+) synthetase, which translates to MSLQETIIQELGVKPVIDPQEEIRRSIDFLKRYLKKHSFLKTFVLGISGGQDSTLAGRLAQLAMEELREETGDDSYKFIAVRLPYGVQADEADAQKALAFIQPDVSLVVNIKESADAMTAAVEATGSPVSDFNKGNIKARSRMIAQYALAGAHSGAVIGTDHAAENITGFFTKFGDGGADILPLYRLNKRQGKQLLQELGADPALYEKIPTADLEEDKPGLADEVALGVTYEEIDDYLEGKTINPEAQETIENWWYKGQHKRHLPITVFDDFWE; encoded by the coding sequence ATGAGTTTGCAAGAAACGATTATCCAAGAACTGGGCGTGAAACCAGTGATTGATCCTCAGGAAGAAATTCGTCGTTCTATTGATTTCTTAAAAAGATACCTGAAAAAACATTCCTTCCTTAAAACCTTTGTACTAGGCATTTCTGGGGGACAAGACTCGACTTTAGCAGGTCGTTTGGCTCAACTAGCTATGGAAGAACTGCGAGAAGAGACGGGTGATGACAGCTACAAATTTATCGCTGTCCGCCTGCCTTATGGAGTACAAGCTGATGAAGCAGATGCTCAAAAAGCCCTAGCCTTTATCCAGCCTGATGTCAGTTTAGTCGTTAATATCAAAGAGTCTGCAGACGCCATGACAGCTGCAGTTGAAGCGACAGGTAGTCCTGTTTCAGACTTTAATAAGGGAAATATCAAGGCTCGTAGCCGTATGATTGCCCAATATGCCCTGGCAGGTGCTCATAGCGGAGCGGTCATTGGGACAGACCATGCTGCGGAAAATATCACAGGCTTTTTTACCAAGTTTGGTGATGGTGGCGCGGACATTCTCCCTCTTTACCGCCTTAATAAGCGTCAAGGAAAACAACTCTTACAGGAACTTGGTGCAGACCCAGCCCTTTATGAAAAAATCCCAACAGCAGACCTTGAAGAAGATAAACCAGGCCTAGCTGACGAAGTAGCCCTCGGAGTCACTTATGAAGAGATTGACGACTACCTAGAAGGAAAAACAATTAACCCAGAAGCCCAAGAGACTATCGAAAACTGGTGGTACAAAGGCCAACACAAACGCCACCTACCCATCACCGTATTCGATGACTTTTGGGAGTAA
- a CDS encoding redoxin family protein translates to MKKWQTCLLGVGSICCLAACSAKNMSDEATMKEQTKTEQVSAQTATKGQAVADFELTGVDGKTYRLSDFKGKKVYLKFWASWCSICLASLPDTDEIAKDAGDDYMVLTVVSPGHKGEQAEADFKNWYKGLDYKNIPVLIDPSGKLLESYGVRSYPTQAFIDKEGKLVKTQPGFMDKDMILKTLKEMG, encoded by the coding sequence ATGAAAAAATGGCAAACATGTCTCCTTGGAGTAGGCTCAATCTGTTGCTTGGCAGCCTGTTCGGCTAAAAATATGTCAGACGAAGCTACTATGAAGGAGCAAACCAAAACAGAACAAGTCAGTGCGCAAACTGCCACTAAGGGTCAGGCGGTTGCTGATTTTGAATTAACAGGAGTAGATGGTAAGACTTATCGTTTATCAGACTTCAAAGGCAAGAAAGTCTATCTCAAATTCTGGGCTTCTTGGTGTTCCATCTGTCTAGCCAGCCTTCCAGATACGGATGAAATCGCTAAGGATGCTGGTGATGATTATATGGTCTTGACAGTGGTCTCTCCTGGACACAAAGGTGAACAAGCAGAAGCAGACTTTAAAAACTGGTACAAGGGCTTGGATTATAAAAATATTCCAGTTCTAATTGATCCATCAGGCAAACTTTTGGAAAGTTATGGTGTCCGTTCTTACCCAACTCAAGCCTTTATAGACAAGGAAGGAAAGCTGGTCAAAACGCAACCAGGTTTTATGGATAAGGATATGATTTTAAAGACATTGAAGGAAATGGGGTAG
- the msrB gene encoding peptide-methionine (R)-S-oxide reductase MsrB codes for MNDKVKWFVLAGIFFLVISGFYFLLMRNAGQTDSSQIEKAAVSQGGKTVKKTEVSKDADLHEIYLAGGCFWGVEEYFSRVPGVTDAVSGYANGRGETTKYELINQTGHAETVHVTYDANQISLKEILLHYFRIINPTSKNKQGNDVGTQYRTGVYYTDDKDLEVINQVFDEVAKKYDQLLAVEKEPLKNFVVAEDYHQDYLKKNPNGYCHINVNQAAYPVIDASKYPKPSDEELKKTLSSEEYAVTQKNQTERAFSNRYWDKFEPGIYVDVATGEPLFSSKDKFESGCGWPSFTQPISPDVATYKEDKSYNMTRMEVRSRVGDSHLGHVFTDGPEDKGGLRYCINSLSIRFIPKDQMAEKGYAYLLDYVD; via the coding sequence ATGAATGATAAAGTAAAATGGTTTGTCTTGGCAGGAATCTTTTTCCTAGTTATAAGCGGTTTCTATTTTTTATTGATGCGAAATGCAGGGCAGACAGATAGCTCGCAAATTGAGAAAGCAGCAGTTAGCCAAGGAGGAAAAACAGTGAAAAAAACAGAAGTTAGTAAAGACGCAGATTTGCACGAAATTTATCTGGCTGGTGGTTGTTTCTGGGGAGTTGAGGAGTACTTTTCTCGCGTTCCCGGTGTGACAGATGCCGTATCAGGCTATGCAAATGGTAGAGGGGAAACAACCAAGTACGAATTGATTAACCAAACAGGTCATGCGGAGACTGTTCATGTCACCTATGATGCTAATCAAATTTCCCTCAAGGAAATCCTGCTTCATTACTTCCGCATTATCAATCCAACCAGCAAAAATAAACAAGGAAATGATGTGGGAACCCAGTACCGTACTGGTGTTTATTACACAGATGACAAGGATTTAGAGGTGATTAACCAGGTCTTTGATGAGGTGGCTAAGAAATACGATCAACTTCTAGCGGTTGAAAAGGAGCCCTTGAAGAATTTTGTGGTGGCGGAGGATTACCACCAAGACTATCTCAAGAAAAATCCAAATGGCTACTGCCATATTAATGTTAATCAGGCGGCCTACCCCGTCATCGATGCCAGCAAATATCCTAAACCAAGCGATGAAGAGTTGAAAAAGACCTTGTCATCTGAGGAGTATGCAGTTACCCAGAAAAATCAAACAGAACGAGCTTTTTCAAACCGCTACTGGGATAAATTTGAACCCGGTATCTATGTGGATGTGGCTACTGGCGAACCCCTCTTTTCATCAAAGGACAAGTTTGAGTCTGGTTGTGGTTGGCCTAGTTTCACCCAACCAATCAGTCCAGATGTTGCTACCTACAAGGAAGATAAGTCTTACAATATGACACGCATGGAAGTAAGAAGTCGAGTTGGAGATTCTCACCTTGGCCATGTCTTTACGGATGGACCAGAGGACAAGGGGGGCTTGCGCTACTGTATCAATAGTCTCTCTATCCGCTTTATTCCCAAAGACCAAATGGCAGAAAAAGGCTACGCTTATTTACTAGATTATGTAGATTAA
- a CDS encoding GNAT family N-acetyltransferase, protein MKAIGTQILQTERLILRRFVESDAEAMFQNWASSTENLTYVTWNPHPDVEVTRNSIRNWVASYANPNYYKWAICLKENPEQVIGDISIVAIDENDSSCEIGYVLGKVYWGRGMMTEALKAVLDFSFTQVGFQKVKARYASLNPASGRVMEKAGMSYLKTITNGVERKDYVTDLIYYQISRED, encoded by the coding sequence ATGAAAGCAATCGGTACGCAAATATTACAGACAGAACGTTTAATCTTGCGAAGATTTGTGGAAAGTGATGCAGAAGCCATGTTTCAGAATTGGGCTTCATCCACTGAGAATCTGACCTATGTTACTTGGAATCCTCATCCTGATGTCGAGGTGACTCGAAACTCGATTCGCAATTGGGTTGCCTCCTATGCCAATCCCAACTATTACAAATGGGCCATTTGTCTCAAAGAAAATCCAGAACAAGTGATTGGAGATATTAGCATCGTTGCAATAGATGAGAACGATTCTTCTTGTGAAATTGGCTATGTGTTAGGCAAGGTTTACTGGGGTCGTGGGATGATGACAGAGGCCTTGAAAGCTGTCTTGGACTTCTCCTTTACTCAAGTAGGCTTTCAAAAAGTCAAGGCACGTTATGCCAGTCTCAATCCAGCTTCAGGCCGTGTCATGGAAAAAGCGGGGATGTCCTATCTAAAGACTATTACCAATGGTGTGGAGAGAAAAGACTACGTTACGGACCTTATTTATTACCAGATAAGTAGGGAAGACTAG
- the greA gene encoding transcription elongation factor GreA, which translates to MAEKTYPMTLEEKEKLEKELEELKLVRRPEVVERIKIARSYGDLSENSEYEAAKDEQAFVEGQISSLETKIRYAEIVNSDSVAQDEVAIGKTVTIQEIGEDEEEVYIIVGSAGADAFAGKVSNESPIGQALIGKKTGDTATIETPVGSYDVKILKVEKTA; encoded by the coding sequence ATGGCAGAAAAAACATATCCTATGACCCTTGAGGAAAAGGAAAAACTTGAAAAAGAATTAGAAGAATTGAAATTGGTCCGCCGACCAGAAGTGGTAGAACGCATTAAGATTGCCCGTTCATACGGAGACCTTTCTGAAAACAGTGAATACGAAGCAGCTAAGGATGAACAAGCCTTTGTCGAAGGACAAATCTCTAGCTTGGAAACAAAAATCCGTTATGCTGAAATCGTCAATAGCGACTCAGTTGCCCAGGACGAAGTAGCGATTGGGAAAACAGTCACTATCCAAGAAATTGGTGAGGACGAAGAAGAAGTTTATATTATCGTAGGTTCAGCTGGTGCGGATGCCTTTGCAGGTAAAGTTTCAAATGAAAGCCCAATTGGACAAGCCTTGATTGGCAAGAAAACAGGTGACACAGCAACTATTGAAACACCTGTTGGTAGCTATGATGTAAAAATCTTGAAGGTTGAAAAAACAGCCTAA
- a CDS encoding cache domain-containing sensor histidine kinase yields the protein MKRSSLLVKMVISIFLVFLILLAVVGTFYYQSSSSAIEATIEGNSQTTISQTSHFIQSYIKKLETTSTSLTRQTDVLAYAENPSQDKVKGIRNLFLTILKADQDLKAVVLVTKSGQVISTDDSVQMKTSSDMMAEDWYQKAIHQGAMPVLTPARKSDSQWVISVTQELVDAKGANLGVLRLDISYETLEAFLNQLQLGQQGFAFIINENHEFVYHPQHTVYSSSSEMEAMKPYIETGQGYTPDHQSYVSQEKIAGTDWTVLGVSSLEKLDQVRSQLLWTLLGASTLSLLACLCLVWLSLKRWIAPLNDLRETMLEIASGNQNLRAKEAGAYELREVSRQFNAMLDQIDQLMSDIRRQEETTRQYELQALSSQINPHFLYNTLDTIIWMAEFQDSQRVVQVTKSLATYFRLALNQGKDLICLSDEINHVRQYLFIQKQRYGDKLEYEIEENPAFDKLVLPKLVLQPLVENALYHGIKEKEGQGHIKISVQKQNKGLVIRIEDDGVGFQDASDNSQSNLKRGGVGLQNVDQRLKLHFGEDYQMKIDSAPAKGTTVEIYINRIETS from the coding sequence ATGAAACGTTCCTCTCTCCTAGTCAAAATGGTTATTTCCATTTTTCTGGTCTTTCTCATTCTCCTAGCCGTGGTTGGGACTTTCTACTATCAATCTAGTTCATCAGCCATTGAGGCTACCATTGAAGGCAATAGCCAGACGACTATCAGCCAAACTAGCCACTTTATCCAGTCTTATATCAAAAAATTAGAAACCACCTCGACCAGTTTGACCCGTCAGACGGATGTCCTAGCCTATGCTGAGAATCCCAGTCAAGACAAGGTCAAGGGAATCCGAAATCTATTTTTGACTATCTTGAAGGCAGACCAAGATTTGAAAGCTGTTGTACTGGTCACCAAATCTGGTCAGGTCATTTCTACAGATGACAGTGTGCAGATGAAAACTTCCTCTGATATGATGGCTGAGGATTGGTACCAAAAGGCTATTCATCAGGGAGCCATGCCCGTTTTGACTCCAGCTCGTAAATCAGATAGTCAGTGGGTTATTTCCGTCACCCAAGAACTTGTTGATGCAAAGGGTGCCAATCTGGGTGTGCTTCGTTTGGATATTTCCTATGAAACTCTGGAAGCTTTTCTCAACCAACTTCAGTTGGGTCAGCAGGGCTTTGCCTTTATCATCAATGAAAACCATGAATTTGTTTACCATCCTCAACACACAGTTTATAGTTCGTCTAGCGAAATGGAGGCCATGAAACCCTACATTGAGACAGGGCAGGGTTATACGCCAGACCACCAATCCTATGTCAGTCAAGAAAAGATTGCTGGAACTGATTGGACGGTGCTTGGTGTGTCTTCACTGGAGAAGTTAGACCAGGTTCGGAGTCAACTATTGTGGACCTTGCTTGGGGCTAGTACCTTATCTCTTCTTGCCTGTCTCTGCTTGGTGTGGCTTAGTCTTAAACGCTGGATTGCTCCTCTGAATGACTTGAGAGAAACCATGCTGGAGATTGCTTCTGGTAATCAGAATCTTCGTGCCAAGGAAGCGGGTGCCTATGAACTGAGAGAAGTGTCTCGTCAGTTCAATGCCATGTTGGATCAGATTGATCAGTTGATGTCAGATATTCGTAGACAGGAAGAAACGACCCGCCAGTACGAACTTCAAGCCCTATCGAGCCAGATTAACCCCCATTTCCTCTATAACACCTTGGACACTATCATCTGGATGGCTGAATTTCAGGATAGTCAGAGAGTGGTGCAAGTGACCAAGTCCTTGGCGACCTATTTCCGCCTGGCGCTCAATCAAGGCAAGGACTTGATTTGCCTGTCTGACGAAATCAATCATGTCCGCCAGTATCTCTTTATCCAAAAACAACGCTATGGAGATAAGCTGGAATATGAGATTGAGGAGAATCCTGCCTTTGATAAGCTAGTCTTGCCCAAGTTGGTCCTACAACCCTTAGTAGAGAATGCCCTGTACCATGGCATCAAGGAGAAGGAAGGTCAGGGACATATTAAAATTTCTGTCCAGAAACAAAATAAGGGACTAGTCATACGTATTGAGGATGATGGAGTTGGCTTCCAAGATGCTAGCGATAATAGTCAGAGTAACCTCAAACGTGGAGGAGTTGGTCTTCAAAACGTTGACCAACGGCTCAAACTTCATTTTGGAGAAGACTACCAGATGAAGATCGATTCTGCCCCCGCAAAAGGGACGACGGTTGAAATATACATAAATAGAATAGAAACTAGTTAA
- the ccdA2 gene encoding thiol-disulfide oxidoreductase-associated membrane protein CcdA2: MDNVIFFISVFLAGILSFFSPCILPLLPVYAGVLLDDKDDFQASSGKFSISFVSLLRTLAFIAGISFIFILLGYGAGFLGNLLYASWFQYVTGAVIILLGLHQMEVLHLQGLYKERRLQLKRQEQKGKGYSQAFLLGLTFSFAWTPCVGPVLGSVLALAASGGSGAWQGAGLMLIYTLGLALPFLVLALASSYVLKHFRKLHPYLGTLKKVGGFLIIVMGILVLLGNASILTTLFE; this comes from the coding sequence ATGGATAATGTAATCTTTTTTATTAGTGTTTTTCTTGCTGGGATTCTTTCCTTCTTTTCTCCTTGTATTTTACCCCTATTACCGGTCTATGCAGGGGTCTTGTTGGATGACAAAGATGATTTTCAGGCTTCTAGTGGCAAATTTTCAATCTCATTTGTCAGTTTATTGCGAACTCTGGCCTTTATAGCGGGGATTTCTTTTATCTTTATCTTATTGGGCTATGGAGCTGGTTTTTTAGGCAATTTGCTGTATGCTTCCTGGTTTCAGTATGTGACAGGTGCCGTTATCATTCTCTTGGGCTTACACCAGATGGAAGTCTTACATTTGCAGGGTCTCTACAAGGAAAGAAGGCTACAATTAAAGAGACAGGAGCAGAAGGGTAAGGGCTATAGTCAGGCATTTTTACTGGGGTTAACCTTTAGTTTTGCTTGGACGCCATGTGTGGGGCCAGTTCTGGGTTCTGTTTTAGCCTTAGCAGCTTCAGGTGGTTCAGGAGCTTGGCAGGGAGCTGGTCTCATGTTGATCTATACGCTGGGTTTGGCGCTACCATTTTTGGTTCTAGCTCTCGCCTCCAGCTATGTTTTGAAACATTTCCGAAAACTCCATCCTTACCTCGGAACCCTCAAAAAAGTGGGTGGTTTCCTCATTATCGTGATGGGAATCTTGGTACTTTTGGGGAATGCTTCTATTTTGACTACATTATTTGAATAG